In Candidatus Zixiibacteriota bacterium, the genomic stretch TCGATGAAAGACCGAAGGATAATATGATGGATGATCTTAACCGTGACGGCAAAATCAATTGGAAAGATGCCGCCATAGTATATGACATCATCAATGAACTTTTTGCAATACCCGGTTATGAGTATTTGAGGGGCGGGCTGGCCCGATATAAAAAAACCGCCAGTCATGGTCCCTTTGTGCATGTTGATGTCCGGGGCTGGCCGGCCCGCTGGGGATTTTAAAATGGTTTTTGATTGACACGGAGATGAGGCTAGCATGGAATTAATAACGGTGGTGGCAATCATCCTGTGCCTGATTCAATCAGGTATTTTCTCGGGTTTGAATCTGGCCGTATTCAGTATAACCCGATTGCGTCTCGAAATAGAATCGGAATCGGGCAACGAGGCCGCCCGCAGGGTTCTCAATCTGCGTCGTGATACCAATCTTACCCTGACAACCATCCTCTGGGGCAATGTGGCGGTCAACACCCTTCTGGCGATCCTGTCCAATTCCATTCTGACCGGATTGGGGGCGTTCATTTTCTCAACGGTGGTGATTACCTTCATAGGCGAGATTCTGCCCCAAGCATATTTTTCGCGACACGCGCTGAGAATAGCCTCAAGGCTTTATCCGGTGCTCAAATTTTACCGTTTTTTGCTGTACCCGCTGGCCAAGCCATCCTCGATGATTCTTGATTCCTGGCTGGGTCCGGAGGGCGTCCATTTTCTCCGCGAGCGTCATCTCCTTGAAATGATCAAAAGGCATATCGACTCTGATGAATCCGATGTCGATCGACTGGAGGGAATCGGGGCTCTTAATTTCCTGGTTTTCGATGATCTGGCTATTTCGGAGGAAGGGGAACCAATCGATACGGAAAGCGTTATCTGTCTTCACGTGGAAGGCAACCGTCCGGTTTTCCCTAAGTTTGACAGGTCTCCGGAGGATATATTTTTGCAACAGGTTGAGTCCTCGGGGAAAAAATGGGTCATTTTGACTGATCCCGGCGGTGATCCGCTTTTGGTTCTTGACTCCGATGGTTTTCTGAGGGCGGCCCTGTTTGGCGGTTCCACCTGCAACCCGTATGATTACTGCCATCGGCCTATTATTGTCCGACAGGCCGACACCGAGCTGGGAGAAGTGGTCTGGCGGTTAAAAGTCGAACCGAAGGATTATGAAGATGATGTAATCGATAAGGATATTATTTTGCTCTGGGGCGATGACCGGCGCATAATAACCGGGGCTGACATTCTGGGACGGTTGCTCCGGGGGATTGTAATCCGCGATGTGACCCGTGGTCGGAGTCCCGGTCCGGGTCATCAGCGGCAGACCGGTGAGGATCAGCGCGCTACTTAAAGGTCCGGCGGCTTATGACTAATCTGCTTTTACTGCTGACAGTTACATTCTGGGGGTTGTCCTTTGTGGGGACCAAGATCGCCCTTGACTATCTTACTCCGCCGGAAATAATCGCCCTGCGTTTGCTTCTGGGATTCCCGGTATTATATCTGGTGATGCGGCGAAAGGGCTTGAAAATCAGCTTCGACGGCCGCCAGGGGTTGATTATTATTGCCGCGTCGCTTCTGCTGGGAGTGCATTTTGTTATTCAGGCAATTGGCCTGATATATACTTCAGCGACCAATACCGCCTGGCTGATTGCCACCATCCCGGTATTTATTGCTATCCTGTCGTTTTTCTTTCTGAAAGAAAGATTAACGTGGAAGAGAATCACGGGAATCCTGACAGCCACCCTGGGAGTTTTATTGCTGGTCTCCGATGGGCATTTGAATAATCTGGACTGGCTGGAATCCGTCGGTGACTGGATTATTCTCGGGAGTTGTATTACCTGGTCGGCCTATACGATTCTGACCAGGAATATTTCACGAGTGATTAATCCGCTTTCACTTTCGGTGAGCATTCTTCTGATTCCGATGTTACTTTTGACACTCTATTTGATCGCTTTCACTCCGTTTGAGAAATTGACAGGTTTGCCCGTATCGGTAATTCTGGTTTTAATTTTTCTTGGTGTTTTCTGTCTCGGGATAGCTCATTGGTTCTGGTTGGAGGGACTGTCACGCAAGGGCGCCACGGAAGTGGGTGTATTTTTGTATATAGAACCGGTGGTAACGACGGTTGCGGCAGGGTCGATTCTGGGAGAAAAAATATCCATCTTTTTGGCGCTGGGGGCGGCTTTAATAGTGTTTGGAGTCTATCTGGTACAGCGGAAAAAACGGCCGTAAACGGCCTAATTAATTGATGCTGTGGAAGATATTCTCGGGAGGGATGTTTTTTTTATTGTCTTGGAGTCATTCCGGTTTTAATATTGACCGATATCAATAAAAAGACTTAAGAGGTGTTATCATGAGGAAAATCATCAATATTTATTGTTTTATGTTGATTTTTATCGCGTTGACCGGCGGCATGTCGGCGACAGCCGGAGTCAATTTGCGGGAGCTGGAAACGCTTTATGATTCAACCCGAATTGTCGAGGCGCCGATATTCGCTCCCAAAGCATTTGCCGATGCCGAGAAAAAACTGGGTGAGGTTCGGATGGCGATCGACCGCAAGAAAAAGGAGCAGACCATTGTCTCTTTGGCCGAGCAGTTTCGCGAATACGCCGAGAATGCCCTTAAGATCACGGGTGTGACCAAATTATCTCTCTCGGAGTACCTCGAACCACGCAATAAGGCCATTGCGGCCAAAGCACCCAATCTGGCTATTACGGAGTACCAGAAAGCCGAGGAGCAGTTTGTCAAAGCGACCCGAAAGGTCGAGGACGGGGATGTTAACGGCGGCATCAAGGAGGCCGAGAAATCGGTGAACTTATTCGATTTTGCCGAGCTCCAGGCAATCAAGGCCGATATAATGGGAGCCGCGGCGCGTTATGTGGAAAAGGCGGTGACCGATGAGGCGACCAAATACGCACCGACTTCACTGGATAAAGCCCGGACGGCTTACACCCGTTGCGACAGTATTCTTAATAAGGATCGTTATAACCGGACCGAATCGGTGGAAGCGATAAAGATGTCTGAGTACGAAGCGACTCATGCCTCGAGTATTGCCCAGCAGGTCCGATCTCTGGAGCGTAATGACCAGGCCTGGGAGCGGCTGATGCTGGTATATGAAATCGAGATGCAAAAAGTCGGCCGGGAGATGGGTCTGGAGAATCTTCCCTTTGATAATGGTCCGATGGCCGCCGCCGAAAGCCTGATTGTGGCGATCCGGGCCACCAAGGCGGCCCGTGCAGCAAGCCAGGAAACCAGCCAAAAACTGGCGGCGCAGTTGAAAAATATCTTTTTCAAGCTCGATATGGATGTCGAGGGGGATGATCCATTAAAACTGGTCGGGGTTCTGGAACGAACAGTTGCGGAAATAAAGGAGAACAAGGATCAGTTGTCATCCGAACTGAATGATAAATCCGAGAAGCTGGAGGAACTGAAATCAACTCACGAGCAAGTGACCTCGGAACTTGAAGAGAGGCGCATGAAGGAAGAAAAGATCGCGCGGGCCAAGAAAATTCTCAATCCCACCGAAGGTGAAATCTTTTTCAATCCCACCAATGATATTGTTCTGCGTCTGGCCGGTTTGTCGTTTACAAGCGGTTCAAGTGATATCAAGGAAGAACATATCGGGTTGTTGACCAAAGTGGAGGAGATTCTGGAGATGTTCC encodes the following:
- a CDS encoding DMT family transporter, which encodes MTNLLLLLTVTFWGLSFVGTKIALDYLTPPEIIALRLLLGFPVLYLVMRRKGLKISFDGRQGLIIIAASLLLGVHFVIQAIGLIYTSATNTAWLIATIPVFIAILSFFFLKERLTWKRITGILTATLGVLLLVSDGHLNNLDWLESVGDWIILGSCITWSAYTILTRNISRVINPLSLSVSILLIPMLLLTLYLIAFTPFEKLTGLPVSVILVLIFLGVFCLGIAHWFWLEGLSRKGATEVGVFLYIEPVVTTVAAGSILGEKISIFLALGAALIVFGVYLVQRKKRP
- a CDS encoding OmpA family protein, producing the protein MRKIINIYCFMLIFIALTGGMSATAGVNLRELETLYDSTRIVEAPIFAPKAFADAEKKLGEVRMAIDRKKKEQTIVSLAEQFREYAENALKITGVTKLSLSEYLEPRNKAIAAKAPNLAITEYQKAEEQFVKATRKVEDGDVNGGIKEAEKSVNLFDFAELQAIKADIMGAAARYVEKAVTDEATKYAPTSLDKARTAYTRCDSILNKDRYNRTESVEAIKMSEYEATHASSIAQQVRSLERNDQAWERLMLVYEIEMQKVGREMGLENLPFDNGPMAAAESLIVAIRATKAARAASQETSQKLAAQLKNIFFKLDMDVEGDDPLKLVGVLERTVAEIKENKDQLSSELNDKSEKLEELKSTHEQVTSELEERRMKEEKIARAKKILNPTEGEIFFNPTNDIVLRLAGLSFTSGSSDIKEEHIGLLTKVEEILEMFPDSKLMIEGHTDDLGDRSTNMRLSEMRAFSVMQYIRRSLSIPADKVSAVGYGPDKPVGTNTTAEGRAKNRRIDIIIFQ
- a CDS encoding DUF21 domain-containing protein, translating into MELITVVAIILCLIQSGIFSGLNLAVFSITRLRLEIESESGNEAARRVLNLRRDTNLTLTTILWGNVAVNTLLAILSNSILTGLGAFIFSTVVITFIGEILPQAYFSRHALRIASRLYPVLKFYRFLLYPLAKPSSMILDSWLGPEGVHFLRERHLLEMIKRHIDSDESDVDRLEGIGALNFLVFDDLAISEEGEPIDTESVICLHVEGNRPVFPKFDRSPEDIFLQQVESSGKKWVILTDPGGDPLLVLDSDGFLRAALFGGSTCNPYDYCHRPIIVRQADTELGEVVWRLKVEPKDYEDDVIDKDIILLWGDDRRIITGADILGRLLRGIVIRDVTRGRSPGPGHQRQTGEDQRAT